One Aegilops tauschii subsp. strangulata cultivar AL8/78 chromosome 7, Aet v6.0, whole genome shotgun sequence genomic window carries:
- the LOC120968462 gene encoding uncharacterized protein produces the protein MMIGDGAKRHTVSDGHVLPRLASEKVVVASTSPSAINIEEEFEADIMQNINRSSNTPISVHRVMFGPEGWADLPRGLLHSIIVLLGSTRDLLAFIATCPSWYAAFMSIKSTLGELFPPVIFRNCADQTSSAGSHIGNTWELIDPVYPSTPLCRLTPPSILDKMAVVKCSYGHVIFCYDRSLVIMDVLTGTTVAAPSFPLSQLCYRTFISPEASPDSYLFVNSPHCLYAWRVGSPSWLHCDFLNAHLIKEMVSFKGRVIMRMRQKLYTVHLAPQFHVEVLRVDCRYYMDPYVLSGNLVACEDTLLLLGRNWEAFSIDFSTEPAKYVSVEEGGLKKWAFFFGEKRTGQPRLLMNPERMGLRGGLVYQLDENARVFSYPVDGNQNEELEPEPCFATINAYLARNPTSFAAWV, from the exons ATGATGATTGGCGATGGAGCAAAGCGGCATACTGTCTCTGATGGCCACGTCTTACCACGGCTGGCATCAGAGAAGGTAGTTGTTGCCTCCACTTCGCCCTCCGCTATCAACATCGAAGAAG AATTTGAAGCTGATATCATGCAAAACATCAACCGGAGCTCCAACACCCCCATCTCCGTGCACCGTGTCATGTTTGGACCCGAAGGCTGGGCGGACCTACCACGTGGATTATTGCACTCCATCATTGTCCTGTTGGGTTCAACTCGTGACCTTCTTGCATTCATCGCCACCTGCCCTAGCTGGTATGCCGCATTCATGTCAATCAAATCTACCTTAGGCGAGCTCTTCCCACCTGTTATTTTCCGGAACTGTGCCGACCAGACAAGCTCAGCTGGCTCTCACATTGGAAACACATGGGAGCTCATTGATCCTGTATATCCAAGTACCCCGTTGTGTCGCTTGACCCCTCCAAGTATTTTGGACAAAATGGCAGTCGTCAAATGTTCTTATGGTCATGTGATTTTCTGCTACGATAGATCCCTTGTCATTATGGATGTGCTCACTGGCACAACGGTTGCAGCTCCATCTTTCCCATTGAGTCAACTATGCTACAGAACCTTCATATCTCCAGAGGCGTCACCAGATTCATATCTATTTGTCAACAGCCCGCACTGCCTGTACGCTTGGCGAGTTGGGAGCCCCTCTTGGTTGCACTGCGATTTTCTAAATGCACATTTGATCAAGGAGATGGTGTCCTTCAAAGGCCGGGTCATTATGAGGATGCGTCAAAAACTATACACCGTGCATTTGGCACCTCAGTTTCATGTTGAGGTACTAAGAGTTGATTGCAGATATTATATGGACCCATACGTGCTTTCCGGAAATTTGGTGGCTtgtgaagacacacttctcctaCTTGGTCGTAACTGGGAAGCCTTCTCCATTGACTTCTCAACAGAACCTGCAAAGTATGTGAGCGTGGAAGAGGGAGGCTTGAAGAAGTGGGCGTTCTTCTTTGGCGAGAAACGTACTGGACAGCCACGACTCTTAATGAACCCAGAGAGAATGGGTTTAAGGGGTGGCCTTGTCTATCAGTTGGATGAAAACGCTCGGGTATTTTCATACCCAGTAGATGGCAACCAAAATGAGGAGTTGGAGCCAGAACCTTGTTTCGCGACGATCAATGCTTATCTTGCTCGCAATCCTACATCCTTCGCAGCTTGGGTATGA